A DNA window from Ipomoea triloba cultivar NCNSP0323 chromosome 10, ASM357664v1 contains the following coding sequences:
- the LOC116032427 gene encoding coilin-like isoform X5, which yields MEETCLRIKLIFHGGILSDSQKSEGFKKTWLLLKPQHHRTISDLCSHILQLFHLHESCPDGLLLYMDEFVLPPFESTSILKNKDVISVKRKPVTSTIECYDVPVNAGPLLLANEEFNKETGGYESEEPEDDGKIQVHDTSPLKDKLGGDGVSKKRKASEKLHSSKKKKKCSEVEEPDIDVQVEHAKKLQLVVTGKKSKHKKQKISDSKEKDNVKMSEDNVTTPVTNKNDKLQETEKDNVDATPKLEETPKRRSRSARRKSAKRQWLREMAKIQKTSTDSQSEALRNWKEMQSKSGREEAAGQPNGHMTNADSRSEALRNWKEMRSKPGREVAAGQSNGHKTNADSRSEAIRNWKEMQSKAGREETVCQSNRHQNWKWGQASVSTEEGVNQPNGCQGQARVKSGHGVSPQKGHKTWKQGQARAKSGEGVSLGHQGQSTSESRETSDQPRGLLNWNELLANDMVKDAEKHTQSDTNNNSCDNPNQNGDSEDETEVVPVEIRPGHIRFEPLGKERTVEQNQLNMFCSQENFRWNGITSKKKGQKWGTEKSSFSPRSELNGSNREQSGMPNDEKKTHSNEPFDFTKTPFLSSYPKEGDVIAYRLLELSSTWTPELSCYQVGEVSSYDSQSGRVSLMPVPEFPISSKKSDGDESPVQPNDSLYKEDGSLEIDFSSLVEVRILEHKTRVPGSSSECVFGDSLTVLTGTNDMQTTASIPENRDLIHGNEQRHSSSKENGVNLWEQFSETLNAKKEQLSKESNWGNGGSSGKSWSYKALRGSALGPTMAFLRSKNQL from the exons ATGGAGGAGACTTGTTTAAGGATCAAATTGATTTTCCATGGAGGCATTCTCAGCGATTCTCAGAAATCAGAGGGTTTCAAGAAAACCTGGCTCCTCCTAAAACCCCAGCACCATAGAACCATCTCGGACCTCTGCTCCCATATCCTTCAGCTCTTCCATCTCCATGAATCTTGCCCCGATGGCCTCCTTCTCTAC ATGGATGAGTTTGTCTTGCCCCCATTTGAGTCCACTAGTATTCTGAAAAATAAAGATGTTATCAG TGTGAAGAGAAAACCAGTCACATCAACCATTGAATGCTATGATGTACCTGTAAATGCTGGACCTTTGCTTCTGGCAAATGAGGAATTTAACAAGGAAACTGGAGGGTATGAGAGTGAGGAACCAGAAGATGATGGTAAAATCCAGGTCCATGATACTTCTCCTCTTAAGGATAAGTTGGGTGGAGATGGTGTCTCCAAGAAAAGGAAGGCATCAGAAAAACTCCATAGCTCAAA gaagaagaaaaagtgtTCAGAAGTTGAGGAGCCTGATATTGATGTTCAGGTTGAGCATGCTAAGAAACTCCAATTAGTTGTGACAGGGAAAAAGAGTAAGCACAAGAAGCAGAAAATATCTGACTCAAAGGAGAAGGATAATGTCAAAATGAGTGAAGATAATGTTACTACACCTGTCACAAACAA GAATGATAAGCTCCAAGAGACTGAAAAGGACAATGTGGATGCAACACCGAAGTTAGAGGAAACTCCAAAG CGCCGTAGTAGGAGTGCTAGAAGAAAATCTGCAAAGAGGCAGTGGTTGCGGGAAATGGCTAAAATTCAGAAGACTAGTACTGATTCTCAGTCAGAGGCACTT AGAAACTGGAAAGAGATGCAATCTAAATCTGGAAGAGAAGAGGCAGCTGGCCAACCAAATGGACAC ATGACAAATGCTGATTCTCGATCAGAGGCGCTT AGAAATTGGAAAGAGATGCGATCTAAACCTGGAAGAGAAGTGGCAGCTGGCCAATCAAATGGACAT AAAACAAATGCTGATTCTCGATCTGAGGCAATT AGAAATTGGAAAGAGATGCAATCTAAAGCTGGTAGAGAGGAGACAGTTTGTCAATCAAACAGACAT CAGAATTGGAAGTGGGGACAAGCTAGTGTAAGCACTGAAGAGGGTGTTAATCAACCAAATGGATGT CAGGGACAAGCTAGAGTGAAGAGTGGACATGGTGTAAGTCCACAAAAAGGACAT AAAACTTGGAAGCAGGGACAAGCTAGGGCGAAGAGTGGAGAGGGTGTTAGTCTAGGACAT CAGGGACAAAGTACATCTGAAAGTAGGGAGACCTCTGATCAGCCGAGGGGACTT CTAAATTGGAATGAATTGCTTGCCAATGATATGGTTAAAGATGCAGAGAAACACACACAATCAGATACTAACAACAATTCCTGTGATAATCCAAATCAAAATGGTGATAGTGAAGATGAAACTGAAGTTGTTCCTGTTGAAATAAGGCCAGGACATATCCGATTTGAGCCACTGGGGAAAG AACGAACTGTGGAACAGAATCAATTAAACATG TTTTGCTCTCAGGAAAATTTCAGGTGGAATGGGATCACTAGCAAGAAAAAGGGTCAGAAATGGGGCACAGAGAAATCTTCATTTTCACCAAGAAGTGAACTTAATGGTTCAAACAGAGAACAATCTGGAATGCCgaatgatgaaaaaaaaacacattctAATGAACCATTTGACTTTACCAAAACTCCGTTCCTCTCTAGCTATCCCAAG GAAGGTGATGTGATTGCATATAGGTTGCTTGAACTATCATCCACCTGGACCCCTGAGCTCTCCTGCTATCAG GTTGGGGAAGTATCATCATATGATTCTCAATCAGGTAGAGTTTCATTGATGCCAGTCCCTGAGTTTCCAATTTCTAGTAAAAAGTCAGATGGGGATGAATCTCCGGTGCAACCCAATGATTCTCTTTATAAAGAGGATGGATCATTGGAG ATAGATTTTTCGTCACTTGTTGAAGTTCGTATTCTAGAACATAAAACAAGAGTTCCTGGTAGCTCAAGTGAATGTGTGTTTGGCGACAGCTTAACCGTGTTGACTGGCACTAATGATATGCAAACAACTGCTTCCATTCCTG AAAACAGAGATTTAATCCACGGCAATGAACAAAGGCATTCTTCCAGCAAAG AAAATGGAGTAAACCTGTGGGAGCAATTCAGCGAAACTCTAAATGCAAAAAAGGAACAGCTTTCCAAGGAAAGTAATTGGGGTAACGGGGGGAGTTCAGGCAAGAGTTGGTCATATAAAGCATTAAGAGGCAGTGCATTAGGCCCAACAATGGCTTTTCTAAGATCGAAAAATCAGTTATGA
- the LOC116032427 gene encoding coilin-like isoform X7: protein MEETCLRIKLIFHGGILSDSQKSEGFKKTWLLLKPQHHRTISDLCSHILQLFHLHESCPDGLLLYMDEFVLPPFESTSILKNKDVISVKRKPVTSTIECYDVPVNAGPLLLANEEFNKETGGYESEEPEDDGKIQVHDTSPLKDKLGGDGVSKKRKASEKLHSSKKKKKCSEVEEPDIDVQVEHAKKLQLVVTGKKSKHKKQKISDSKEKDNVKMSEDNVTTPVTNKNDKLQETEKDNVDATPKLEETPKRRSRSARRKSAKRQWLREMAKIQKTSTDSQSEALRNWKEMQSKSGREEAAGQPNGHMTNADSRSEALRNWKEMRSKPGREVAAGQSNGHKTNADSRSEAIRNWKEMQSKAGREETVCQSNRHQNWKWGQASVSTEEGVNQPNGCGQARVKSGHGVSPQKGHKTWKQGQARAKSGEGVSLGHQGQSTSESRETSDQPRGLLNWNELLANDMVKDAEKHTQSDTNNNSCDNPNQNGDSEDETEVVPVEIRPGHIRFEPLGKERTVEQNQLNMFCSQENFRWNGITSKKKGQKWGTEKSSFSPRSELNGSNREQSGMPNDEKKTHSNEPFDFTKTPFLSSYPKEGDVIAYRLLELSSTWTPELSCYQVGEVSSYDSQSGRVSLMPVPEFPISSKKSDGDESPVQPNDSLYKEDGSLEIDFSSLVEVRILEHKTRVPGSSSECVFGDSLTVLTGTNDMQTTASIPENRDLIHGNEQRHSSSKENGVNLWEQFSETLNAKKEQLSKESNWGNGGSSGKSWSYKALRGSALGPTMAFLRSKNQL, encoded by the exons ATGGAGGAGACTTGTTTAAGGATCAAATTGATTTTCCATGGAGGCATTCTCAGCGATTCTCAGAAATCAGAGGGTTTCAAGAAAACCTGGCTCCTCCTAAAACCCCAGCACCATAGAACCATCTCGGACCTCTGCTCCCATATCCTTCAGCTCTTCCATCTCCATGAATCTTGCCCCGATGGCCTCCTTCTCTAC ATGGATGAGTTTGTCTTGCCCCCATTTGAGTCCACTAGTATTCTGAAAAATAAAGATGTTATCAG TGTGAAGAGAAAACCAGTCACATCAACCATTGAATGCTATGATGTACCTGTAAATGCTGGACCTTTGCTTCTGGCAAATGAGGAATTTAACAAGGAAACTGGAGGGTATGAGAGTGAGGAACCAGAAGATGATGGTAAAATCCAGGTCCATGATACTTCTCCTCTTAAGGATAAGTTGGGTGGAGATGGTGTCTCCAAGAAAAGGAAGGCATCAGAAAAACTCCATAGCTCAAA gaagaagaaaaagtgtTCAGAAGTTGAGGAGCCTGATATTGATGTTCAGGTTGAGCATGCTAAGAAACTCCAATTAGTTGTGACAGGGAAAAAGAGTAAGCACAAGAAGCAGAAAATATCTGACTCAAAGGAGAAGGATAATGTCAAAATGAGTGAAGATAATGTTACTACACCTGTCACAAACAA GAATGATAAGCTCCAAGAGACTGAAAAGGACAATGTGGATGCAACACCGAAGTTAGAGGAAACTCCAAAG CGCCGTAGTAGGAGTGCTAGAAGAAAATCTGCAAAGAGGCAGTGGTTGCGGGAAATGGCTAAAATTCAGAAGACTAGTACTGATTCTCAGTCAGAGGCACTT AGAAACTGGAAAGAGATGCAATCTAAATCTGGAAGAGAAGAGGCAGCTGGCCAACCAAATGGACAC ATGACAAATGCTGATTCTCGATCAGAGGCGCTT AGAAATTGGAAAGAGATGCGATCTAAACCTGGAAGAGAAGTGGCAGCTGGCCAATCAAATGGACAT AAAACAAATGCTGATTCTCGATCTGAGGCAATT AGAAATTGGAAAGAGATGCAATCTAAAGCTGGTAGAGAGGAGACAGTTTGTCAATCAAACAGACAT CAGAATTGGAAGTGGGGACAAGCTAGTGTAAGCACTGAAGAGGGTGTTAATCAACCAAATGGATGT GGACAAGCTAGAGTGAAGAGTGGACATGGTGTAAGTCCACAAAAAGGACAT AAAACTTGGAAGCAGGGACAAGCTAGGGCGAAGAGTGGAGAGGGTGTTAGTCTAGGACAT CAGGGACAAAGTACATCTGAAAGTAGGGAGACCTCTGATCAGCCGAGGGGACTT CTAAATTGGAATGAATTGCTTGCCAATGATATGGTTAAAGATGCAGAGAAACACACACAATCAGATACTAACAACAATTCCTGTGATAATCCAAATCAAAATGGTGATAGTGAAGATGAAACTGAAGTTGTTCCTGTTGAAATAAGGCCAGGACATATCCGATTTGAGCCACTGGGGAAAG AACGAACTGTGGAACAGAATCAATTAAACATG TTTTGCTCTCAGGAAAATTTCAGGTGGAATGGGATCACTAGCAAGAAAAAGGGTCAGAAATGGGGCACAGAGAAATCTTCATTTTCACCAAGAAGTGAACTTAATGGTTCAAACAGAGAACAATCTGGAATGCCgaatgatgaaaaaaaaacacattctAATGAACCATTTGACTTTACCAAAACTCCGTTCCTCTCTAGCTATCCCAAG GAAGGTGATGTGATTGCATATAGGTTGCTTGAACTATCATCCACCTGGACCCCTGAGCTCTCCTGCTATCAG GTTGGGGAAGTATCATCATATGATTCTCAATCAGGTAGAGTTTCATTGATGCCAGTCCCTGAGTTTCCAATTTCTAGTAAAAAGTCAGATGGGGATGAATCTCCGGTGCAACCCAATGATTCTCTTTATAAAGAGGATGGATCATTGGAG ATAGATTTTTCGTCACTTGTTGAAGTTCGTATTCTAGAACATAAAACAAGAGTTCCTGGTAGCTCAAGTGAATGTGTGTTTGGCGACAGCTTAACCGTGTTGACTGGCACTAATGATATGCAAACAACTGCTTCCATTCCTG AAAACAGAGATTTAATCCACGGCAATGAACAAAGGCATTCTTCCAGCAAAG AAAATGGAGTAAACCTGTGGGAGCAATTCAGCGAAACTCTAAATGCAAAAAAGGAACAGCTTTCCAAGGAAAGTAATTGGGGTAACGGGGGGAGTTCAGGCAAGAGTTGGTCATATAAAGCATTAAGAGGCAGTGCATTAGGCCCAACAATGGCTTTTCTAAGATCGAAAAATCAGTTATGA